From the genome of Astatotilapia calliptera chromosome 3, fAstCal1.2, whole genome shotgun sequence:
GGAGCATTACGAGATTTTACATATGAAAACTTATTTTTGTAATGGTCAGTACCAAAAAATGGTAATGATGTCACTGTCTCTGTAAAAGATCTGTAAAGTCTGAGAAAAAGACATTTGCACCACATTGTGGTTTAAAGTACCtacatgtttatatatatatatactcctaaagagtacaaacaaccatgcccatatggaaaagatatatataaatcttataaagtttgtatctgtcttgtgtgaaacttgtatgaaaagcatataagagtgaaaacagatataagagcccttgaaaaattatataatgaaacttgtatgttttggatacttactaaaacaatgtatgaaagtaatgcgaaagtggccactttcatgagtaaatcatgtaagccttatatgatttactcatgaaagtggccactttcatgagtaatcacatataagtttttactatttcttttccgtatgggtGGTCCAGAAgagcttggtcaaacaattgattttaatgaaatacaCGCGTGGGGGGACCAGCGGCGTTCGCAGACAGCGCTGATCTCCGACTAATCAAAGCATAACCCTGATGCACCCGCCAGGGGGAGAGCGGCGGGGTCGGGGGATACGGGTCCCCcgcggagggagggaggaggttgGGGTCGCGAGATCCCCCCGATGGGATGGGGATGGGATGGGATGGCGGGCTCGGGGGATACGGGTCCCCcgcggagggagggaggaggttgGGGTCGCGAGATCCCCCCCGATGGGATGGGGATGGGATGGGATGGCGGGCTCGGGGGATACGGGTCCCCcgcggagggagggaggaggttgGGGTCGCGAGATCCCCCCCGAGAGGATGGGATGGGGATGGGATGGGATGGGATGGGATGGGAGGGCGGGCTCGGGGGGGGTGCGGGTCCCCCgccgagggagggagggagggaggaggttgGGGTCGCGAGATCCCCCACCCCCCCGAGGGGATGGGATAGGGATGGGATGGgattggagagagagagagagagagagagagagagagagagagagagagagagagagagagagagagagagagagagatataaaGTCTTGTAAAAAGGTGGTCGAGAAACACCCCGGCGaaagcagaagaagacgaagaagaaggagaagaagaagataatGTCACGCACTAGACCGTGGGAGCCAAAGAGCACTAAGGTCGGTGGTACAGGCGGATCGCAATCGCCAgcggtgtcctcctcctcctcctcctcccgctCACCATCACCGTCGCCATCGCCATCGCATTTGGCGTACGCTGCGTGGTCGGCTCCGGTGGCTCCGTTGTTGCGACCGGCCACGTTTCGCTATCGAGGGCTAGGGGTCGAGGAAGACCaagagcagcggcagcagcggcagcagcggcagcagcggcagcagcagcagcagcagcagcagcagcagctacaggAGAACTTGGAGGAGGACGAGAGCAAGGAAGAGGAGCAAGAGGCCGAGGGGGACGACAACGACGACCCGACGGCCCGAACGCTCgcagacgaggaggaggaggagagccacTCGGAGGATCAGGAGGACGAAAACGATGGGGTGGGTAGTTGCGAGGAAGACGATCGCGGTTACGAAATGGCGTCGCAACTCTGCCAGGACGGCGGCTCGCAAGGCGAGTCGAACCGccgagagggagaggaagaagaagcaggCGCCGACCCACCGGGGCGGGGGACTCGGGAGATTTGGCAAGAGGACGACGCCGGCCGCGCTGCAGGTGGCGTTCATGATCCTGGGCGCGATCGCGGCCGCGGCGCTGTCGGTGAAACTCGCGACGCTGATGTAGCCGACGATTACGACTACGACGATGACgaagaagacaaagactatgaagaagaagaagaagaggaagaagaagaagaagaagaagaagaagacgtcctcgccgatgatgatgatgatgaagaagaagaaaaagaagaagacaaagactatgaagaagaagaagaagacatccTCGccaatgatgatgaagaagaagacaaagacaatgaagaagaagaagaagaagaagaaaaagaagacatcCTCGccaatgatgatgaagaagaagaagaagaaaaagaagaagaagaagaagaagacaaagacaaagactatgaagaagaaaaagaagacatcCTCGccaatgatgatgaagaagaagaagaagacgtccTCGCTGATGATTATAACGATGACgatgaagaagacaaagactatgaagaagaagaagaagaagaagaagaagaagaattagaattagaagaagaagacgacgaCCTCGACCCGCCGGGACGAGGCCCCACCGAAGAGGCCGTGGCGGCGGCGCGAGACGAGGCCTCCGCGTTCATGGCCTACTTCCCGCCGGAGATAGAGGACTCGGTGATCGCCATGACCAACCTGGAAGCGGGCAGGCGCAGGCCCGCCATCGACGGATGGAAGCCCATGGGCCGCGTCGAGTTCCGAGCCTACCTGGGGCTGCTCGTGCTCGCCGGCGTGTACAGGTCCCGGGGAGAGGCCTGCGAGAGCCTGTGGGACGCCGAGAGCGGCAGGTCCGTGTTCAGAGCCACGATGCCGCTCAAGACCTTTCGAGCCTACTCGAGCGCGCTGCGCTTCGACGACAGGGAGACCAGAAGGGCCGGGCGAGGCGAAGGCGAGGGCGAGGGCGATAGCTGCTACGACAAACTGGCCCCCATCAGAGCCGTGTGGGACGAGTGGTGCGCGAGGTTGCCCGCCATGTACCGCCCGGGACCGGAGGTCACCGTCGACGAGAGACTGGTGCCGTTCAGAGGTACGTACGTACGTACGTActatgtggtgtgtgt
Proteins encoded in this window:
- the LOC113014410 gene encoding piggyBac transposable element-derived protein 4-like, giving the protein MASQLCQDGGSQGESNRREGEEEEAGADPPGRGTREIWQEDDAGRAAGGVHDPGRDRGRGAVEKEDILANDDEEEEEDVLADDYNDDDEEDKDYEEEEEEEEEEELELEEEDDDLDPPGRGPTEEAVAAARDEASAFMAYFPPEIEDSVIAMTNLEAGRRRPAIDGWKPMGRVEFRAYLGLLVLAGVYRSRGEACESLWDAESGRSVFRATMPLKTFRAYSSALRFDDRETRRAGRGEGEGEGDSCYDKLAPIRAVWDEWCARLPAMYRPGPEVTVDERLVPFRGRCPFRQYMPSKPARYGIKIWVACDARSSYAWKMQVYTGKPDKRGPPEKHLATRVVVDLTEGLTPGRNVTCDNFFTSRELADRLYRERGHTVLGTLRSNRPEIPRELRCVKGRAVGSVESVVLGGSAGRGGGRGGVDNLDKVVSTYSCRRKTRRWPVALFHNMVDVAAYNAFVLWREIHPDWMPGKLNRRRLFLERLGKALARPMLEARAALASKDVKTKILCRECRAHVCTNCAVTYCPNCAASSSSSRDAAPRTPPTP